One Vidua macroura isolate BioBank_ID:100142 chromosome 39, ASM2450914v1, whole genome shotgun sequence DNA window includes the following coding sequences:
- the LOC128821328 gene encoding zinc finger protein 665-like isoform X1: MAEPGDPRQAGGVGEAGEERAPGPPRLEGGRCLVQPRSGSGTIEGSAPSPCSPPEQHFPLPSLGPMQQQQQQEEEEGAARKRKMAREPQAEQEPGVESREEKCPRQNLLEEALWSGSAAQEPNGEEKPRRCLARRGCERRWRGSQGERASPGRGGGRSSELGLHEPLQDGEKPHECSECGKSFRRRSELVVHQRIHSGERPYACGECGKGFRSKSSLNVHQRIHTGERPYKCPQCGKGFRESSSLNVHQRIHTGEKPYACGECGKSFSSGSQLNVHQRIHTGEKPYACGECGKGFRSKSSLNVHQRIHTGERPYKCPQCGKSFRESSSLNVHQRSHTGERPYKCGQCGKSFRESSSLTVHQRGHTGERPYECHQCQKRFVSSSELLKHQRVHSDERPFHCPDCGKGFNRKSALTIHRRIHAGERPYKCPRCGKSFSTRSSLIVHQRIHTGERPYKCPRCGKSFSTRSSLIVHHSIHTGERPYECGQCGKSFRQSSHLMVHQRIHTGQRRGSTLGRGGGQSSELGVHKQLHDGEKPTKCSECGKSFSCKSSLLYHSRIHTGERPFKCGQCGKGFVSSSALVKHRRIHTGERPYKCGECGKSFSSSSALVKHRRIHTGERPYECPQCGKGFRTSTCMMKHRRSHTGERPYECDQCGKRFHTSPGLLRHQRIHTDERPFRCPDCGKGFRANSALVTHRRIHTGERPYECGECGKSFSENSSLTVHQRIHTGERPYKCGQCQKRFASSSELLKHQRVHSDERPFRCPDCGKGFKHNSDLTIHRRVHTGERPYECPRCGESFSTRSSLIVHHSIHTGERPYECGQCGKSFSTGSSLIVHQRSHSEDSPYQCDQCQRRFQSSSALQSHWCTLSGEKPFRCPDCKRGFKRSSYLAKHRLSHAGDRPQPCPQCGKIFTRSSLLARHQWKHH, translated from the exons ATGGCGGAGCCCGGGGACCCCCGGCAggctggaggggtgggggaggccGGGGAGGAGCGGGCTCCGGGCCCCCCGAGGCTGGAAGGGGGGCGCTGCCTTGTGCAGCCGCGCTCGGGCAGCGGCACCATCGAAGGCAGCGCGCCCAGCCCTTGTTCTCCCccagagcagcatttcccacTCCCCAGCCTCGGCCcgatgcagcagcagcagcagcaggaggaggaggagggggcggcgaggaagaggaagatggcCCGGGagccccaggcag agcaggagccgggcgtggagagcagggaggagaaatGCCCGCGGCAGAACCTGCTGGAAGAGGCCCTTTGGAGCGGCTCCGCGGCGCAGGAACCCAACGGGGAGGAAAAGCCCCGGAGATGCCTCGCGAGGAGGGGCTGCGAGCGCAGATGGCGGGGATCCCAGGGGGAAAGAGCCAGCCCGGGCCGGGGAGGCGGCCGGAGCTCGGAGCTGGGGCTCCACGAGCCGCTCCAGGATGGGGAGAAGCCCCACGAGTGCTCGGAGTGCGGGAAGAGCTTCAGGCGGAGATCCGAGCTGGTCGTCCACCAGAGGATCCACAGCGGGGAGAGGCCGTACGCGTGTGGGGAGTGCGGGAAGGGCTTCAGGTCGAAGTCCAGCCTGAACGTCCACCAgaggatccacactggggagaggccctacaaatgtccccagtgtgggaagggcttcagagAGAGCTCCAGCCTGAACGTCCACCAGAggatccacaccggggagaagcCGTACGcgtgtggggagtgtgggaagagcttcagttCGGGATCCCAACTGAATGTCCACCAGAggatccacaccggggagaagcCGTACGcgtgtggggagtgtgggaagggcttcaggtCGAAGTCCAGCCTGAACGTCCACCAGAGGATCCACACCGGTGAGAGGCCCTAcaaatgtccccagtgtgggaagagcttcagagaGAGCTCCAGCCTGAACGTCCACCAGAGGAgccacaccggggagaggccctacaaGTGTGggcagtgtgggaagagcttcagagaGAGCTCCAGCCTGACTGTCCACCAGAGGGgccacaccggggagaggccctacgagtgccATCAGTGCCAGAAGAGGTTtgtgagcagctctgagcttcTCAAGCACCAGCGCGTTCACTCAGACGAGAGGCCCTTCCACTGCCCCGACTGCGGGAAGGGCTTCAACCGGAAGTCCGCCCTCACCATCCACCGGCGCATCCACgccggggagaggccctacaaGTGTCCCcggtgtgggaagagcttcagcacACGCTCCAGCCTGATTGTCCACCAGAggatccacaccggggagaggccctacaaGTGTCCCcggtgtgggaagagcttcagcacACGCTCCAGCCTGATCGTCCACCACAGCATCCACACGGGAGAACGGCCCTACGAGTGCGggcagtgtgggaagagcttcaggcaGAGCTCCCACCTGATGGTCCACCAGAGGATCCACACGGGGCAGCGGCGTGGATCCACCCTGGGCCGGGGAGGTGGCCAGAGCTCGGAGCTGGGGGTCCACAAGCAGCTCCACGATGGGGAGAAGCCAACCAAGTGCTCGGAATGCGGGAAGAGCTTCAGTTGTAAATCCTCCCTGCTCTACCACTCCAGAATCCACACGGGGGAGAGGCCCTTCAAGTGTGGgcagtgtgggaagggcttcgTTTCGAGCTCCGCGCTGGTCAAACACCGCAGGATCCACACGGGGGAGAGGCCCTAcaagtgtggggagtgtgggaagagcttcagttCGAGCTCCGCGCTGGTCAAACACCGCAGGATCCACAcgggggagaggccctacgagtgtccccagtgtgggaagggcttcaggaCGAGCACGTGCATGATGAAACACCGGAGGAgccacaccggggagaggccctacgagtgcgATCAGTGCGGGAAGAGGTTTCACACCAGCCCTGGTCTCCTCAGGCACCAGCGCATCCACACGGACgagaggcccttccgctgccccGACTGCGGGAAGGGCTTCAGGGCGAACTCCGCCCTCGTCACCCACCGGAggatccacaccggggagaggccctacgagtgtggggagtgCGGGAAGAGCTTCAGCGAGAACTCCAGCCTGACTGTCCACCAGAggatccacaccggggagaggccctacaaGTGTGGGCAGTGCCAGAAGAGGTTTGCGAGCAGCTCTGAGCTTCTCAAGCACCAGCGCGTTCACTCAGACgagaggcccttccgctgccccgactgcgggaagggcttcaagcacaACTCCGACCTCACCATCCACCGGCGCgtccacaccggggagaggccctacgagtgtccccgGTGTGGGGAGAGCTTCAGCACACGCTCCAGCCTGATTGTCCACCACAGCATCCACACGGGAGAACGGCCCTACGAGTGCGGGCAGTGCGGGAAGAGCTTCAGCACAGGCTCCAGCCTGATTGTCCACCAGAGGAGCCACAGCGAGGACAGTCCCTACCAGTGTGACCAGTGCCAGAGGAGGTTCCAGAGCAGCTCCGCTCTCCAGAGCCACTGGTGCACGCTCTCAGGGGAGAAGCCCTTCCGCTGCCCCGACTGCAAGAGGGGCTTCAAGCGCAGCTCCTACCTCGCCAAACACCGGCTCAGCCACGCCGGGGACAGgccccagccgtgtccccagtgtgggaagatCTTCACCAGGAGCTCCCTCCTGGCCAGGCACCAGTGGAAGCACCACTGA
- the MCOLN1 gene encoding mucolipin-1 has translation MAAASETERLLSRGPGYGTAEAAPAPGQEEEEEEEEEEELRRRLKYFFMSPCDKYRARGRRPVKLALQLAKIVLVTVQLILFGLSNQLVVAFKEDNTVAFKHLFLKGYEDGADDTRAIYTRGDLLEHLDFVLEKYLAVPNETLGRYAYGGTGGGTGGGTGLRLCQRFFRRGDIDPGNDTFDIDPSVVTECLGVHPGDPRPPALDGTDGNFTLQFHRLINVTVEFQLKAINIQTLLNHEIPDCYTFSVTVTFDNSAHSGRVRIRLDTHAAIRECHHPSLPGTGDNSLRLSFDVLVTAVCSLSLVLCARSIARGLLLQREFSRFLRRRRGLAVSLSDRLEFLNGWYLLLVTSDLLTVLGTVLKIGIEAKNFSGYDVCSILLGTSTLLVWVGVIRYLTFFQKYNILIVTLRVALPSVMRFCCCVAVIYLGYCFCGWIVLGPHHVKFRSLSMVSECLFSLVNGDDMFATFAALRPSGALVWLFSQVYLYSFSALFIYMVLSLFIALITGSYDTIKHQSEGDAPVSQLHAFIAQCRDSPGSGKFRRDSSASCPALCCCPRSASPGFGAFRGGFGDILGGPPVQDNALVVN, from the exons ATGGCGGCGGCGTCCG AGACCGAGCGGCTGCTGAGCCGCGGCCCCGGGTACGGCACGGCCGAGGCGGCGCCGGCAccggggcaggaggaggaagaggaggaggaggaggaggaggagctgcggCGCCGCCTCAAGTATTTCTTCATGAGCCCCTGCGACAAGTACCGGGCCCGCGGCAGGCGGCCCGTGAAGCTCGCGCTGCAGCTCGCCAAGATCGTCCTTGTCACCGTGCAG CTGATCCTGTTCGGGCTCAGCAACCAGCTGGTGGTGGCCTTCAAGGAGGACAACACGGTGGCCTTCAAGCACCTGTTCCTCAAGGGCTACGAGGACGGCGCCGATGACACCCGCGCCATCTACACCCGCGGGGACCTCCTGGAGCACCTGGACTTCGTCCTCGAGAAG tACCTGGCTGTCCCCAACGAGACCCTGGGCCGCTACGCCTACGGTGGCAccgggggtggcaccgggggtGGCACCGGGCTCCGGCTGTGCCAGCGCTTCTTCCGCAGGGGGGACATCGACCCCGGCAACGACACCTTCGACATCGACCCCAGCGTGGTCACCG AGTGCCTGGGGGTGCACCCCGGGGACCCCCGGCCGCCGGCGCTGGACGGCACCGACGGCAACTTCACCCTCCAGTTCCACAG GCTGATCAATGTCACCGTGGAGTTCCAGCTCAAGGCCATCAACATCCAAACGCTGCTGAACCACGAGATCCCCGACTGCTACACCTTCAGTGTCACC gtcACGTTTGACAACAGCGCCCACAGCGGGCGAGTGCGGATCCGCCTGGACACGCACGCGGCCATCCGGGAGTGCCACCACCCCTCGCTGCCCGGCACAG GTGACAACTCGCTGCGCCTGTCCTTCGACGTGCTGGTGACAGCCGTGTGCTCGCTGTCCCTGGTGCTCTGCGCCCGCTCCATCGCCCGCGGGCTCCTCCTGCAGAGG GAGTTCAGCCGGTTCCTGCGCCGTCGCCGCGGCCTGGCCGTGTCGCTGTCGGACCGGCTGGAGTTCCTCAATGGCTGGTACCTGCTGCTGGTCACCAGCGACCTCCTCACCGTGCTGGGCACCGTGCTCAAGATCGGCATCGAGGCCAAG aACTTCTCGGGGTACGACGTGTGCAGCATCCTGCTGGGGACGTCGACGCTGCTCGTGTGGGTCGGGGTCATCCGCTACCTGACCTTCTTCCAGAAGTACAAC ATCCTGATCGTGACGCTGCGCGTGGCGCTCCCCAGCGTGATGCGCTTCTGCTGCTGCGTGGCCGTGATCTACCTGGGCTATTGCTTCTGCGGCTGGATCGTGCTGGGCCCGCACCACGTCAAG TTCCGCTCGCTGTCCATGGTGTCCGAGTGTCTCTTCTCGCTGGTCAATGGCGATGACATGTTTGCCACCTTCGCGGCGCTGCGGCCCAGCGGGGCGCTGGTGTGGCTCTTCAGCCAGGTGTACCTGTACTCCTTCAGCGCGCTCTTCATCTACATGGTGCTCAGCCTCTTCATCGCCCTCATCACCGGCTCCTACGACACCATCAAG caccagTCCGAGGGTGACGCGCCGGTGTCACAGCTCCACGCCTTCATCGCGCAGTGCCGGGACAGCCCCGGTTCTGGAAAGTTCCGCCGGGACAGCTCCGCCTCCTGCCCcgccctctgctgctgcccccgGTCCGCCAGCCCCGGCTTTGGGGCGTTccggggggggtttggggacattttgggcg
- the LOC128821328 gene encoding zinc finger protein 665-like isoform X2, which yields MQQQQQQEEEEGAARKRKMAREPQAEQEPGVESREEKCPRQNLLEEALWSGSAAQEPNGEEKPRRCLARRGCERRWRGSQGERASPGRGGGRSSELGLHEPLQDGEKPHECSECGKSFRRRSELVVHQRIHSGERPYACGECGKGFRSKSSLNVHQRIHTGERPYKCPQCGKGFRESSSLNVHQRIHTGEKPYACGECGKSFSSGSQLNVHQRIHTGEKPYACGECGKGFRSKSSLNVHQRIHTGERPYKCPQCGKSFRESSSLNVHQRSHTGERPYKCGQCGKSFRESSSLTVHQRGHTGERPYECHQCQKRFVSSSELLKHQRVHSDERPFHCPDCGKGFNRKSALTIHRRIHAGERPYKCPRCGKSFSTRSSLIVHQRIHTGERPYKCPRCGKSFSTRSSLIVHHSIHTGERPYECGQCGKSFRQSSHLMVHQRIHTGQRRGSTLGRGGGQSSELGVHKQLHDGEKPTKCSECGKSFSCKSSLLYHSRIHTGERPFKCGQCGKGFVSSSALVKHRRIHTGERPYKCGECGKSFSSSSALVKHRRIHTGERPYECPQCGKGFRTSTCMMKHRRSHTGERPYECDQCGKRFHTSPGLLRHQRIHTDERPFRCPDCGKGFRANSALVTHRRIHTGERPYECGECGKSFSENSSLTVHQRIHTGERPYKCGQCQKRFASSSELLKHQRVHSDERPFRCPDCGKGFKHNSDLTIHRRVHTGERPYECPRCGESFSTRSSLIVHHSIHTGERPYECGQCGKSFSTGSSLIVHQRSHSEDSPYQCDQCQRRFQSSSALQSHWCTLSGEKPFRCPDCKRGFKRSSYLAKHRLSHAGDRPQPCPQCGKIFTRSSLLARHQWKHH from the exons atgcagcagcagcagcagcaggaggaggaggagggggcggcgaggaagaggaagatggcCCGGGagccccaggcag agcaggagccgggcgtggagagcagggaggagaaatGCCCGCGGCAGAACCTGCTGGAAGAGGCCCTTTGGAGCGGCTCCGCGGCGCAGGAACCCAACGGGGAGGAAAAGCCCCGGAGATGCCTCGCGAGGAGGGGCTGCGAGCGCAGATGGCGGGGATCCCAGGGGGAAAGAGCCAGCCCGGGCCGGGGAGGCGGCCGGAGCTCGGAGCTGGGGCTCCACGAGCCGCTCCAGGATGGGGAGAAGCCCCACGAGTGCTCGGAGTGCGGGAAGAGCTTCAGGCGGAGATCCGAGCTGGTCGTCCACCAGAGGATCCACAGCGGGGAGAGGCCGTACGCGTGTGGGGAGTGCGGGAAGGGCTTCAGGTCGAAGTCCAGCCTGAACGTCCACCAgaggatccacactggggagaggccctacaaatgtccccagtgtgggaagggcttcagagAGAGCTCCAGCCTGAACGTCCACCAGAggatccacaccggggagaagcCGTACGcgtgtggggagtgtgggaagagcttcagttCGGGATCCCAACTGAATGTCCACCAGAggatccacaccggggagaagcCGTACGcgtgtggggagtgtgggaagggcttcaggtCGAAGTCCAGCCTGAACGTCCACCAGAGGATCCACACCGGTGAGAGGCCCTAcaaatgtccccagtgtgggaagagcttcagagaGAGCTCCAGCCTGAACGTCCACCAGAGGAgccacaccggggagaggccctacaaGTGTGggcagtgtgggaagagcttcagagaGAGCTCCAGCCTGACTGTCCACCAGAGGGgccacaccggggagaggccctacgagtgccATCAGTGCCAGAAGAGGTTtgtgagcagctctgagcttcTCAAGCACCAGCGCGTTCACTCAGACGAGAGGCCCTTCCACTGCCCCGACTGCGGGAAGGGCTTCAACCGGAAGTCCGCCCTCACCATCCACCGGCGCATCCACgccggggagaggccctacaaGTGTCCCcggtgtgggaagagcttcagcacACGCTCCAGCCTGATTGTCCACCAGAggatccacaccggggagaggccctacaaGTGTCCCcggtgtgggaagagcttcagcacACGCTCCAGCCTGATCGTCCACCACAGCATCCACACGGGAGAACGGCCCTACGAGTGCGggcagtgtgggaagagcttcaggcaGAGCTCCCACCTGATGGTCCACCAGAGGATCCACACGGGGCAGCGGCGTGGATCCACCCTGGGCCGGGGAGGTGGCCAGAGCTCGGAGCTGGGGGTCCACAAGCAGCTCCACGATGGGGAGAAGCCAACCAAGTGCTCGGAATGCGGGAAGAGCTTCAGTTGTAAATCCTCCCTGCTCTACCACTCCAGAATCCACACGGGGGAGAGGCCCTTCAAGTGTGGgcagtgtgggaagggcttcgTTTCGAGCTCCGCGCTGGTCAAACACCGCAGGATCCACACGGGGGAGAGGCCCTAcaagtgtggggagtgtgggaagagcttcagttCGAGCTCCGCGCTGGTCAAACACCGCAGGATCCACAcgggggagaggccctacgagtgtccccagtgtgggaagggcttcaggaCGAGCACGTGCATGATGAAACACCGGAGGAgccacaccggggagaggccctacgagtgcgATCAGTGCGGGAAGAGGTTTCACACCAGCCCTGGTCTCCTCAGGCACCAGCGCATCCACACGGACgagaggcccttccgctgccccGACTGCGGGAAGGGCTTCAGGGCGAACTCCGCCCTCGTCACCCACCGGAggatccacaccggggagaggccctacgagtgtggggagtgCGGGAAGAGCTTCAGCGAGAACTCCAGCCTGACTGTCCACCAGAggatccacaccggggagaggccctacaaGTGTGGGCAGTGCCAGAAGAGGTTTGCGAGCAGCTCTGAGCTTCTCAAGCACCAGCGCGTTCACTCAGACgagaggcccttccgctgccccgactgcgggaagggcttcaagcacaACTCCGACCTCACCATCCACCGGCGCgtccacaccggggagaggccctacgagtgtccccgGTGTGGGGAGAGCTTCAGCACACGCTCCAGCCTGATTGTCCACCACAGCATCCACACGGGAGAACGGCCCTACGAGTGCGGGCAGTGCGGGAAGAGCTTCAGCACAGGCTCCAGCCTGATTGTCCACCAGAGGAGCCACAGCGAGGACAGTCCCTACCAGTGTGACCAGTGCCAGAGGAGGTTCCAGAGCAGCTCCGCTCTCCAGAGCCACTGGTGCACGCTCTCAGGGGAGAAGCCCTTCCGCTGCCCCGACTGCAAGAGGGGCTTCAAGCGCAGCTCCTACCTCGCCAAACACCGGCTCAGCCACGCCGGGGACAGgccccagccgtgtccccagtgtgggaagatCTTCACCAGGAGCTCCCTCCTGGCCAGGCACCAGTGGAAGCACCACTGA
- the RASAL3 gene encoding RAS protein activator like-3 — MEVEAPPATPEPPALLKTYKWRTGGDPEKSGGSPGSRRWARLQGWKRSYSHPDTEGDRAGDRGGDRAGDRAGDRGVPKASARRSLFRRAFSAPSKRYLRAVGRRGRGESGARAELDGAGEGFGVRGVTPLGTSPPPVAPVPPDATVWDVSQFSLLDGHLVPLGRDEEARWRGGASPPAGGATSEATEPPAGGRDPGPAERSPRSETPPSSQLSNVKGLLWKRLLRDRKSRGGTKSDPGVVTVPEGDRLPSRSASRDSLVPPPELDLRAANVVVRPLHGSLVGERFCFQVITPEGSRSFGCASLAERDRWIEELRRTAQPNKDSCERLELALTLWVYEGRDLPPRRRLRCHLQLDGAVFARTTAKPAGADGQLFWGELFQLAALPPARALTVALCRDDHPDWQPVAAVTIPLAELAAARQPLERWYALSGAGGERAPAVRLRGRYREVRVLPIVRYKELAEFITFHYRELCGRLEPAIAARHKEELAGALVRVLQSTGKAKSFLIDLGVAELDRFDDHEALIFRENTLATKAIDEYMKLVGAKYLQDTLGEVVAQLCSSEESSEVDPSKCSGPELSEHQQHLRQVCEETLRRIADGSESFPAELGEVFAAWRDECAARGKAAIGQRLVSASLFLRFLCPAIMSPSLFGLVQEYPGEATARTLTLVAKVIQNLANFTTFGEKEPYMTFMNDFLERSWATMTEFLQAVATPEASAHMATYDGYVDLALELATLHLLLCDIFSSLDQATQEELEPLPTILRAIREGTPVPVSVRLSST, encoded by the exons atgGAGGTGGAAGCCCCCCCGGCcacccccgagccccccgcccTGCTGAAGACCTACAAGTGGCGCACGGGAGGGGACCCCGAAAAGAGCGGGGGGTCCCCGGGGAGCCGGCGCTGGGcgaggctgcagggctggaagcgCTCCTACAGCCACCCCGACACCGAGGGCGACAGGGCTGGCGACAGGGGTGGCGACAGGGCTGGCGACAGGGCTGGCgacaggggtgtccccaaggccagCGCGCGGCGCTCGCTGTTCCGGAGGGCGTTTTCCGCCCCCTCCAAG CGGTACCTGCGCGCCGTGGGCAGGAGGGGACGCGGCGAGAGCGGAGCCAGGGCGGAGCTGgatggggcaggtgaggggtttggggtgagggggg TGACCCCCCTGGGGACATCCCCGCCGCCGGTGGCCCCGGTGCCACCCGATGCCACCGTGTGGGACGTGTCCCAGTTCTCGCTGCTGGACGGACACCTGGTGCCACTGGGCAGGGACGAGGAG GCGCGGTGGCGCGGTGGCGCGTCCCCCCCGGCTGGCGGTGCCACCTCCGAGGCCACCGAGCCTCCGGCGGGCGGGAGGGACCCGG GCCCGGCCGAGCGCAGCCCCCGCAGTGAGACCCCCCCgagctcccagctcagcaaCGTCAAG gggctgctgtggaAGAGGCTCCTCCGGGACAGGAAAAGCCGCGGTGGCACCAAAAGCGACCCAGGGGTGGTGACAGTCCCCGAGGGTGACAG gcTCCCCAGCCGCAGCGCTTCCCGCGACTCCCTGGTGCCACCGCCCGAGCTGGACCTCAGGGCTGCCAACGTCGTCGTGCGGCCGCTGCACGGCAGCCTGGTGGGCGAGCGCTTCTGCTTCCAG GTGATCACGCCCGAGGGCAGCCGCTCCTTCGGCTGCGCCTCCCTGGCCGAGCGCGACCGCTGGATCGAGGAGCTGCGCCGGACAGCCCAGCCCAACAAG gaCAGCTGCGAGCGCCTGGAGCTGGCGCTGACCCTTTGGGTCTACGAGGGCCGGGACCTCCCCCCGCGGCGCCGCCTCCGCTGCCACCTCCAGCTGGACGGCGCCGTCTTCGCCCGCACCACGGCCAAGCCGGCCGGCGCCGACGGACAACTCTTCTGGGGCGAGCTCTTCCAGTTggccgcgctgccgccggcGCGCGCCCTCACCGTCGCCCTGTGCCGCGACGACCACCCCGACTGGCAGCCGGTGGCCGCCGTCACCATCCCGCTGGCCGAGCTGGCGGCGGCGCGGCAGCCCCTGGAGCGTTGGTACGCCCTGAGCGGCGCCGGCGGCGAACGGGCGCCGGCGGTGCGGCTGCGCGGGCGTTACCGCGAGGTGAGGGTGTTGCCCATCGTGCGCTACAAGGAGTTGGCCGAGTTCATCACCTTCCACTACCGGGAGCTGTGCGGCCGCCTGGAGCCGGCCATCGCCGCGCGGCACAAGGAGGAGCTGGCCGGCGCTTTGGTGCGCGTCCTGCAGAGCACCGGCAAGGCCAAG TCGTTCCTGATCGACCTGGGCGTGGCCGAGCTCGACCGCTTCGATGACCACGAGGCGCTGATCTTCCGCGAGAACACCTTGGCCACCAAGGCCATCGACGAGTACATGAAGCTGGTGGGGGCCAAGTACCTGCAGGACACGCTGG gggaggtggtggcccagctctgcagctccgaGGAGAGCTCCGAGGTGGACCCCAGCAAGTGCTCGGGGCCGGAGCTGTCcgagcaccagcagcacctgcggCAGGTCTGCGAGGAGACGCTGCGGCGCATCGCCGACGGCTCCGA gtccTTCCCGGCGGAGCTGGGCGAGGTGTTCGCGGCGTGGCGCGACGAGTGCGCGGCGCGCGGCAAGGCGGCCATCGGCCAGCGCCTGGTGTCGGCCTCGCTCTTCCTGAGGTTCCTCTGCCCGGCCATCATGTCCCCGAGCCTCTTCGGCCTCGTCCAGGAGTACCCCGGCGAGGCCACCGCCCGCACCCTCACGCTGGTGGCCAAGGTCATCCAGAACTTGGCCAACTTCACCAC GTTCGGCGAGAAGGAGCCCTACATGACCTTCATGAACGACTTCCTGGAGCGCAGCTGGGCCACCATGACCGAGTTCCTGCAGGCCGTGGCCACCCCAGAGGCCAGCGCCCACATGGCCACCTACGATGGCTACGTGGACCTGGCCCTGGAGCTCGCCACgctccacctgctgctctgtgacATCTTCTCCAGCCTCGACCAG gccacgcaggaggagctggagccgCTGCCCACCATCCTCAGGGCCATCAGGGAGGGGACacctgtccccgtgtccgtcCGCCTCAGCTCCACC